The genomic segment ACCGGCGCTATATCATTGCCATAAGCCTCATCGAGTTTGGTGAGGACATGGTCAATATCCACATCGCCGATGACAACGATGAGTCTTTTTTGTTCGCGCAGGAAATTTTCGTAGTAATCTTTCAAGCCAACGGGTTCGAGTTGTCGAATAAATGCCTCCGAGCCGAGGCCATTAAAATTTTTCTTTCCATAGATCAAACCATAAAAATAATTCGAAGATCGGCGTGTTGATTGTGTCATTCTTTGACTTCTTTCTGTCAGTACGATCTTTTTTTCTTTTTCAACGACTTCTTCGTCAATTACTGTATCGTAATATATGTTGCGGTCTATCTCGACGGCGAGATCAAATTTGTCTTTTGGAAATCTGAGTGTAAAGCGCGTAAAATGGTAATATGTCGCGGCGTGTCTTTGCCCGCCATTGTCGGCGATGATCTCGTTGAGTTCGCCGGGTTCATAGCTTCCCCTGTCTATCATAATATGCTCTAAGAAGTGGAGCCGCCCTTGTTCGCCTTCGGCTTCATCTGCAGAACCCGCGCAGTAGAAGGTCTGGTATTCAAAGGACGGGGTGGTGCGATCGACGACGATGACGGCGTCGAGCCTGGGGTTGATGGTGTAGTGCTGTGCGACGAGTGTTTCAGATAATGTCGCTGTGCCGATAAGTTCGTAGGCCGTGCAGGTACACGGCAAGAGGCATGCAAGAATCGCGATGTGCGCGTAGTGCTTCATATCTATCTCACGGTAAAGTTAGGCGCGACCGGACTGGTCGCGCCTGCTTGTGCTATGTGTTAGAGTTTTTCGATTTCTATGTTGCGGAACCAGATCTGGTTGCCGTGGTCTTGAAGGCCGATGTACCCGGGTTCGGTCATTTCGCGGAATGCGCGGTTGAATTTGTTGCGCGTGCCGTCGGGGTTCTGGTTCGGCGTGGTCCAGCGGTTGAGGTCCATGTCGGTGATTTGCTCGCCGTTTAAGGTGACGCGGATGATGTTGTCCATGGTGTAGAGGATCATGTGATTCCATTCGCCCGCGGGTTTGCAGGTGTTGTGCGTGGGGGCTTGTAGATCATAGACTGCGCCGCAGCATTTGGTGGTTGCGGGTTCGTGTCCGTGTGTGTCCAGGATTTGGATTTCAATGCCGGTTTGCACGGGGTTGTCCAGATCGGTCCAGCGGAAGAAGACGCCGCTGTTGGTTCTGGGGGGATGTTTGAATTCGAGCGAGAGTTCAAAGTTTTTGAACTGGTCTTCTGTGTAGTACAGGTATTTCCCCTGTTCTGCGGTGCAGAAAAGACAGCCGTGATCTACGATCCAACCGTCGGGATTGCCGGTGGCTGCCCAGCCGTTGAGGGTTTTGCCGTCGAAAAGTTGCATGTAGCCTCCTTGTCAGGTAGTGATTGCGACGGGTTCTGTGAGATGTTCGCCGCGCATAGCGCGCGAACGGTCGTAATAGGTCCACAGGTCTTCGAGTTCAAATTCCGCTTCGATGTCTTCTACGGAGATGTCTTCCATGAGGGATTCGAGTACGAATGTGGCTTCGGGGCGCATGATGTGGATGCGGACGCCTGCGCCATAGGTGCTGTGGATGTCGCCGAGTTTGTTCTGGTTGAAGTCGAGGTGGTAGGCTTTGGTGTCTGCGTTGATTTCGGCAAATGCAAAGGGCGGGAGTTTGCCCTGTTCCACAAGGGGTTCACTATAGCCTTGCCACGCGAGGCGGTGGCCGCACATGTCGGTGATGGAGCTTTCCTGGGATTGGCTGACGACGAGGAAGACGCCGTAGTCGCGCGCCCAGGCGGCGTGTCGCATGCCGCCGTTGAACATGCTGGGGAAGAAGACCATGCGCGCACCCGAGCGGGCGAGCATCATGGCGACTTCGGGGAATTTGAGGTCAAAGCAGATGCACATGCCCACGCGACCGCAGTCTGTGGCGAATGTGTTGGCCTGTGTGCCAGGCAGGGTGCCGCGTTCCATTTCGTTGACGGTGGGTTGCACTTTGTGGTAGCGGCCCAGGACGTTTCCATCCCGACCGATGAGGACGGCTGCGTTGAAGGTCTGGTCTTCCCACCGCTCTTGCATGCCGACGATGACATGGGTGCCGATTTCCGCGGCTGCTTTGCCGATGGCTTCGGTTGTGGGACCGGGTACGGGTTCGCCCATCCAGGCATCGCTGTCCTGGGGACAGCCGAGTTCTCGGGCGACTTCGGTGAAGCACACAAAGTCGGGGCAATAAGGGGCTGTTTCTTCGAGGTGGCGCACCATGTGTTCTACGTTTTGTTCTACGTTTTTGTACCCACCTCTGGGAAATGAGATGCTGAGTAGTCGGACGGTTTTCACGGTGTTCTCCTTTTGAAAGTGTAACTATCGCTCTCCGTAATAGGTGATCAGGCACTGGTCCATGACCCAGGAGGCACGGGCGCCGCTTTCACCAGTGGATACGCATTTGCCTTCGCCGCGCAGTTCGTTGACGATGGTTTGTATCAGGGGTTGTTGGACATGTGGAGGATTGGGCGCGGCGATGTGTTTTTCTGTGCCGTTGCGTTTGAGGATGATGTCGGTATCTGCGAAGACGGGGGTTTGGATTTCGCCTTCGGATCCTGTGAATGTGATGCGGTTGTCGGTGTGGTCGGCATGGAAGTTCCAGATGCCTGTTCCCACGCCGCCGCTTTCAAATTCAAATGCTGCGGTTGTTACGTCTTCGGCTTCGTACGTTCCGCCGATGTTGAGCGCGTAGCCGCTGGCGCGGGTTATGGGGCTGACGAGGAAGTCGAGGATGTCGATGCCGTGTGATGCGAGGTCGAGGAATTTGCCCGCGCCGGCGATGGCTGGGTCGAATCGCCAGTTGTTGGGAGTTGTGTCGAGTTTGCCGTATTGGACGATGTGTACAGATGTGAGGGTTCCTATGGCACCTTCGCGGAGGAGTTCGCGGACTTTCAGGAAGCGGGGGAGTCCTCGGCGGTAATAGGCGACGAAGAGGAGCAGGTTTTTGGCTTTGAAGGCTTCGACCATTTGTACGCATTCGCTGTGGTTCATGGCCATGGGTTTTTCGACGTAACAGGGTTTGCCCGCTTCGGCAACGCGCAGGGCGTAGTCGCAGTGTGTGGAGGGCGGTGTGGCGATGTACACGGCGTTGACGTCGGGATGGTGGATGACGTCGTCGGCGTTGTTGGTGGATTGGGGTACGCCGTGGCGTTTGGCGAAGTCCGCGGCTTTTTCACCATCCCGGCGCATGACGATGACGAGTTCTGAGTGGTCCGCTTTGTAAAATCCCGGGCCACTTTTGACTTCGCATACGTCACCGCAACCGATGATGCCCCATTTTACTGTTTGCATGGGAGAGTCCTTTCCATAAGATTCAGCTATTATCCCGGTGTCGGTGCGTCTTCTCGCAATAGGCCCTCGGATTTTAGTTCTGCCCAGAGGTCTGAGGGTATGGGGTGCTGGTAGTTTTTGATGTTTGCATGGATGTATTCGGGTTTGAGGGCGCCGGGGATGATGGCGGCGACGCTGGGGTGTGCGAGTGGGAACTGGATGGCTGCTGCCGGGAGTGGTACGTTGTGCGCCTGGCATATTGTTTCTATTTTACGGGTTTTTTCAAGGATTTCTGAGGTTGCGGTGTCGTAGGCGTATAATGCGCCTTTCACTGGTCCTGTGGCGAGGATGCCGGAGGCGAATACAGAGCCGATGACGATGTCGGCGCCGTGTTCGGCGCATTTTGGAAATTCTTCGTCTAATGGATCCTGGTCGAGGAGGGTATAGGGCATGGCGACGATGAAGAAGTCGATATTGATCATGTCTAAGAATCGGGGAATGAGTCCCAGCATGTTGAGTCCCACGCCAATGCCTTTG from the Gemmatimonadota bacterium genome contains:
- a CDS encoding carbon-nitrogen hydrolase family protein; translation: MKTVRLLSISFPRGGYKNVEQNVEHMVRHLEETAPYCPDFVCFTEVARELGCPQDSDAWMGEPVPGPTTEAIGKAAAEIGTHVIVGMQERWEDQTFNAAVLIGRDGNVLGRYHKVQPTVNEMERGTLPGTQANTFATDCGRVGMCICFDLKFPEVAMMLARSGARMVFFPSMFNGGMRHAAWARDYGVFLVVSQSQESSITDMCGHRLAWQGYSEPLVEQGKLPPFAFAEINADTKAYHLDFNQNKLGDIHSTYGAGVRIHIMRPEATFVLESLMEDISVEDIEAEFELEDLWTYYDRSRAMRGEHLTEPVAITT
- a CDS encoding Gfo/Idh/MocA family oxidoreductase, translated to MQTVKWGIIGCGDVCEVKSGPGFYKADHSELVIVMRRDGEKAADFAKRHGVPQSTNNADDVIHHPDVNAVYIATPPSTHCDYALRVAEAGKPCYVEKPMAMNHSECVQMVEAFKAKNLLLFVAYYRRGLPRFLKVRELLREGAIGTLTSVHIVQYGKLDTTPNNWRFDPAIAGAGKFLDLASHGIDILDFLVSPITRASGYALNIGGTYEAEDVTTAAFEFESGGVGTGIWNFHADHTDNRITFTGSEGEIQTPVFADTDIILKRNGTEKHIAAPNPPHVQQPLIQTIVNELRGEGKCVSTGESGARASWVMDQCLITYYGER
- a CDS encoding insulinase family protein → MKHYAHIAILACLLPCTCTAYELIGTATLSETLVAQHYTINPRLDAVIVVDRTTPSFEYQTFYCAGSADEAEGEQGRLHFLEHIMIDRGSYEPGELNEIIADNGGQRHAATYYHFTRFTLRFPKDKFDLAVEIDRNIYYDTVIDEEVVEKEKKIVLTERSQRMTQSTRRSSNYFYGLIYGKKNFNGLGSEAFIRQLEPVGLKDYYENFLREQKRLIVVIGDVDIDHVLTKLDEAYGNDIAPVKLYAPQFPDRDVLGRRLKRSSNNLSLTIFRKGWYTPNLGNRD
- a CDS encoding DUF1080 domain-containing protein, with amino-acid sequence MQLFDGKTLNGWAATGNPDGWIVDHGCLFCTAEQGKYLYYTEDQFKNFELSLEFKHPPRTNSGVFFRWTDLDNPVQTGIEIQILDTHGHEPATTKCCGAVYDLQAPTHNTCKPAGEWNHMILYTMDNIIRVTLNGEQITDMDLNRWTTPNQNPDGTRNKFNRAFREMTEPGYIGLQDHGNQIWFRNIEIEKL